From the Pseudomonas baltica genome, one window contains:
- the ahpC gene encoding alkyl hydroperoxide reductase subunit C yields MPIINSKVKPFNATAFHNGAFVEVSEASLKGKWSIFFFYPADFTFVCPTELTDLADNYAEFQKLNVEIYGVSTDTHFAHKAWHDTSEAIGKVQYPLIGDPTHLVSRNFDVLIEEAGLADRGTFVINPEGEIKIVELNDGGVGRDASELLRKVKAAQYVAAHPGEVCPAKWKEGEATLAPSLDLVGKI; encoded by the coding sequence ATGCCTATCATCAACAGCAAAGTAAAACCATTTAACGCAACTGCCTTTCACAACGGCGCGTTCGTAGAGGTTTCGGAAGCTAGCCTCAAAGGCAAATGGTCCATCTTTTTCTTCTACCCAGCCGACTTCACCTTCGTCTGCCCGACCGAACTGACCGACCTGGCTGACAACTACGCTGAATTCCAGAAGCTGAACGTGGAAATCTACGGCGTCTCGACTGACACCCACTTCGCTCACAAAGCCTGGCACGACACTTCGGAAGCCATCGGCAAGGTTCAGTACCCGCTGATCGGTGACCCGACTCACCTGGTCTCGCGCAACTTCGACGTGCTGATCGAAGAAGCTGGCCTGGCTGACCGCGGTACTTTCGTGATCAACCCAGAAGGCGAAATCAAGATCGTCGAACTGAACGACGGTGGTGTTGGCCGTGACGCATCCGAGCTGCTGCGCAAAGTCAAAGCCGCTCAGTACGTTGCCGCCCACCCAGGCGAAGTCTGCCCAGCCAAGTGGAAAGAAGGCGAAGCGACTCTGGCTCCATCGCTGGACCTGGTTGGCAAGATCTAA
- the ahpF gene encoding alkyl hydroperoxide reductase subunit F encodes MLDANLKAQLKSYLERVTQPIELVASLDDGAKSQELLGLLQDIDALSDKITLRSDGQDARKPSFSINRPGADIGVRFAGIPMGHEFTSLVLALLQVGGHPSKASEEVIAQIQALDGEYLFETYFSLSCQNCPDVVQALNLMAVLNPKVRHVAIDGALFQDEVERRQIMAVPSLYLNGENFGQGRMGLEEILAKLDTGAGARQAEKLNAKEAFDVLVVGGGPAGAAAAVYAARKGIRTGVAAERFGGQVLDTMAIENFISVKETEGPKLAMALEEHVKQYEVDIMNLQRAEKLIPAVDGGLHEVHFANGAVLKSKSLILATGARWREMNVPGEQQYRNRGVAYCPHCDGPLFKGKRVAVIGGGNSGVEAAIDLAGIVSHVTLIEFDSLLRADAVLQRKLHSLPNVTVIANALTTEVTGDGQKVNGLVYKDRINGVLNTVALEGIFVQIGLLPNTDWLKGAIELSPRGEIIVDARGETSHPGIFAAGDVTTVPYKQIIIAMGEGAKASLAAFDHLIRTSAPA; translated from the coding sequence ATGTTGGACGCCAACCTCAAAGCGCAGTTGAAGTCGTACCTGGAACGGGTCACCCAACCGATCGAACTCGTCGCCTCGCTGGACGACGGCGCCAAGTCCCAGGAGCTGCTGGGGCTGCTGCAGGATATCGACGCACTGTCAGACAAGATCACCCTGCGCAGCGATGGCCAGGATGCACGCAAGCCGTCGTTTTCCATCAATCGCCCAGGTGCGGACATCGGCGTGCGCTTTGCCGGCATCCCCATGGGCCATGAATTCACCTCGTTGGTACTGGCCCTGCTGCAAGTGGGCGGCCATCCCTCCAAGGCCAGCGAAGAAGTCATCGCCCAGATCCAGGCGCTCGACGGCGAGTACCTGTTCGAGACTTACTTCTCGCTGTCGTGCCAGAACTGCCCGGACGTGGTCCAGGCGCTCAATCTGATGGCGGTGCTCAACCCGAAAGTACGCCACGTGGCCATCGACGGCGCACTGTTCCAGGACGAAGTCGAGCGACGCCAGATCATGGCGGTGCCGAGCCTCTACCTCAATGGTGAAAACTTCGGCCAGGGCCGGATGGGCCTGGAAGAAATCCTTGCCAAGCTCGACACCGGCGCGGGTGCTCGTCAGGCCGAGAAACTCAACGCCAAGGAAGCCTTCGATGTGCTGGTGGTCGGTGGTGGTCCTGCCGGTGCGGCGGCGGCCGTATATGCCGCGCGTAAAGGCATTCGTACCGGCGTGGCTGCGGAGCGCTTTGGCGGTCAGGTGCTCGATACCATGGCGATCGAGAACTTTATTTCCGTCAAGGAAACCGAAGGGCCGAAGCTGGCCATGGCGCTGGAGGAGCACGTCAAGCAGTACGAAGTCGACATCATGAACCTGCAGCGTGCCGAGAAACTGATCCCCGCCGTCGATGGCGGCCTGCATGAAGTACATTTCGCCAATGGCGCGGTGCTCAAGTCCAAGTCGCTGATTTTGGCTACCGGTGCCCGGTGGCGCGAAATGAATGTGCCGGGCGAGCAGCAATATCGCAACCGCGGCGTCGCGTACTGCCCGCACTGCGATGGCCCGTTGTTCAAGGGCAAGCGCGTTGCGGTGATTGGCGGCGGCAACTCGGGTGTGGAAGCGGCCATCGACCTGGCCGGTATCGTCAGTCACGTGACCCTGATCGAGTTCGACAGCCTCCTGCGTGCCGACGCGGTATTGCAACGCAAGCTGCACAGCTTGCCGAACGTGACGGTGATCGCCAACGCGTTGACCACTGAAGTGACCGGCGACGGTCAGAAGGTCAATGGCCTGGTCTACAAGGATCGCATCAACGGCGTGCTCAACACCGTCGCGCTGGAAGGCATATTCGTGCAGATCGGCTTGCTGCCCAACACTGACTGGCTCAAAGGCGCTATCGAGTTGAGCCCGCGTGGCGAGATTATCGTAGACGCCCGGGGCGAAACCAGCCATCCCGGCATATTTGCCGCAGGTGACGTCACCACTGTGCCGTACAAACAGATCATCATCGCCATGGGCGAGGGCGCCAAGGCATCGCT